The Anabrus simplex isolate iqAnaSimp1 chromosome 1, ASM4041472v1, whole genome shotgun sequence genome window below encodes:
- the LOC136857353 gene encoding leukocyte receptor cluster member 1 homolog: protein MNILPKKRWHVRTRENIARVRRDEAAAAEEAKEQERRVLLAEKEARTNLLRQKARQHCNYQPSEEETLNSQPVSNKHVNFFEELEEGLQVPAKKNAEAEREKKEEREKYEKQIGYLTYLGQDTVESTGKVPWYDKVPAHRAQTSSAIEVEASSKSKSRLDPLNSIKKYLPEKIEIYNKKCEAEREGKKHSPSSDCYSKRKKKRKRSKHKKSKKQESSDSSDSDSSSSKSSIEEEKVKVDLAKLRAERLKRESIERKRTEQLLARLRGDTVPEEKTEKAEQPVIKQKYNSQYNPELAKQNFSHLKKTL from the exons ATGAATATTCTACCCAAAAAAAG GTGGCATGTGCGCACGAGAGAGAACATTGCAAGGGTTAGACGTGATGAGGCTGCAGCTGCGGAAGAGGCCAAGGAACAGGAACGACGAGTGCTGCTAGCT GAAAAGGAGGCTCGAACCAACTTGTTACGTCAGAAGGCAAGGCAGCACTGCAATTATCAACCAAGTGAGGAAGAAACGCTCAACAGTCAACCTGTTTCCAATAAGCATGTAAACTTTTTTGAAGAATTAGAAGAAGGTCTTCAGGTCCCAGCGAAGAAAAATGCCGAAGCTGAGCGTGAGaagaaggaagagagagagaaatatgagAAACAGATTGGTTACCTGACGTACTTAGGTCAGGATACTGTTGAATCTACTGGCAAGGTTCCATGGTATGACAAAGTTCCTGCCCATCGTGCACAGACTTCCTCTGCTATCGAAGTAGAAGCAAGTTCTAAAAGTAAATCACGATTGGATCCCCTTAATTCTATAAAAAAGTACCTACCAGAAAAGATAGagatatacaacaaaaagtgtGAAGCAGAAAGAGAGGGAAAGAAGCACTCGCCCTCTTCTGACTGCTActcaaaaaggaaaaagaagaggaagagaagtaAGCATAAAAAGAGTAAGAAACAAGAAAgcagtgatagtagtgacagtgacAGCAGTAGTTCTAAAAGTAGTATAGAAGAGGAAAAGGTTAAAGTGGATTTGGCTAAATTGCGTGCAGAGAGACTGAAGCGGGAGAGTATTGAAAGGAAGAGAACAGAACAGTTACTTGCCAGATTGCGAGGAGATACAGTTCCCGAAGAAAAGACTGAGAAGGCTGAACAACCAGTTATCAAGCAGAAATATAATTCACAGTATAACCCTGAGTTAGCCAAGCAAAATTTCAGTCATCTGAAGAAAACTCTATAA